The proteins below come from a single Micromonospora citrea genomic window:
- a CDS encoding thioesterase II family protein, translated as MTTPDTDNGLWVRRFHPAPGGARRLVCLPHAGGSASFYFPVSRSLSPAVEVLAIQYPGRQDRRHEPCVGDIHQLAREVFTVLRPWLDEPVAVFGHSMGASVGFELARLIEQDGGAAAHLFASGRRAPSQARHETVHLLDDEGLLADVRKLSGTNPAVLGDQEMLRAALPAIRSDYRAAETYTYRPGPPLSCPITVFTGDSDPKTTVEEARSWSTHTTGPFDLKVYPGGHFFLAEHQAAVLRAISTALTAAPAV; from the coding sequence ATGACCACGCCAGATACCGACAACGGCCTGTGGGTGCGACGTTTCCACCCGGCGCCGGGCGGCGCCAGGCGGTTGGTGTGCCTGCCCCACGCCGGCGGGTCGGCCAGCTTCTACTTTCCCGTCTCCCGCAGCCTCTCCCCCGCCGTGGAGGTGCTGGCGATCCAGTACCCGGGCCGGCAGGACCGGCGCCACGAGCCGTGCGTCGGCGACATCCACCAGCTCGCGCGGGAGGTGTTCACGGTGCTGCGGCCGTGGCTGGACGAGCCGGTGGCCGTCTTCGGGCACAGCATGGGCGCCAGCGTCGGCTTCGAGCTGGCCCGGCTGATCGAGCAGGACGGCGGCGCCGCGGCACACCTGTTCGCCTCCGGTCGCCGGGCGCCGTCGCAGGCCCGGCACGAGACCGTGCACCTGCTCGACGACGAGGGCCTGCTGGCCGACGTACGGAAGCTGAGCGGCACCAACCCTGCCGTCCTCGGCGACCAGGAGATGCTGCGGGCGGCGCTGCCGGCGATCCGCAGCGACTACCGGGCCGCGGAGACCTACACCTACCGGCCGGGTCCGCCGCTGAGCTGCCCGATCACGGTCTTCACGGGCGACAGCGACCCGAAGACGACGGTCGAGGAGGCCCGCTCCTGGTCGACCCACACCACCGGCCCGTTCGACCTGAAGGTCTATCCGGGCGGGCACTTCTTCCTGGCCGAGCACCAGGCGGCCGTCCTGCGCGCCATCTCGACGGCCCTGACGGCGGCGCCGGCCGTCTGA
- a CDS encoding bifunctional 3-(3-hydroxy-phenyl)propionate/3-hydroxycinnamic acid hydroxylase, which yields MAMPMTDVLIVGYGPVGEMLTILLAQRGLTVTAVERWATPYNFPRAVSYDGEASRILAAAGVADRLGPVVESSGEYTFKNGFGRTLLHVKVTGDGPMGWPDSVSFYQPGLEALLAERGAELPGVTVLRPYQVTGLAEHDDRVEVTVAGPDGEEVRAARWVVGCDGANSFVREHLGGGVTDLDFTYDWLVCDVVPHEAREFKPNNLQVCDPARPRTAVSAGPGHRRWEFMRVPGENRAEFESVESVWRLLGLFDITPDNATLERYGVYTTQACSADRWRSGRILIAGDAAHVMPPFMGQGMSSGFRDALNLAWKLDLVHRGLADDALLDTYQEERCAHVQHAIRMSMDSGTVICETDRAAAAGRDAAMLAELRRRTARPRTRSLLEPLAGGLLHDRAGETGAGAPMPQGRVEVDDRAGRFDEVVGTGFVLLCAEDLDGLLDADAREFLASLGTRVVRVVPAGAPAPGPGAAPTAYDLDDVYLPLLKRYDAVAVLVRPDFYVFGTAADPAGVPALVEDLRRQVRRG from the coding sequence ATGGCGATGCCGATGACCGACGTGCTGATCGTGGGCTACGGCCCGGTCGGTGAGATGCTCACGATCCTGCTGGCGCAGCGCGGTCTCACCGTCACCGCCGTCGAGCGGTGGGCCACCCCGTACAACTTCCCCCGCGCCGTGTCGTACGACGGTGAGGCGAGCCGCATCCTGGCCGCCGCCGGGGTCGCCGACCGGCTCGGCCCCGTGGTGGAGTCGTCCGGGGAGTACACCTTCAAGAACGGCTTCGGGCGGACCCTGCTGCACGTCAAGGTCACCGGCGACGGGCCGATGGGCTGGCCCGACTCGGTCTCCTTCTACCAGCCCGGCCTCGAGGCGCTGCTCGCCGAGCGGGGCGCGGAACTGCCGGGCGTCACGGTGCTGCGCCCGTACCAGGTGACCGGCCTGGCCGAGCACGACGACCGGGTCGAGGTCACCGTCGCCGGCCCGGACGGCGAGGAGGTGCGCGCCGCCCGCTGGGTCGTCGGCTGCGACGGGGCCAACAGCTTCGTCCGCGAGCACCTGGGCGGCGGCGTCACCGACCTCGACTTCACGTACGACTGGCTGGTCTGCGACGTGGTGCCGCACGAGGCCCGCGAGTTCAAGCCGAACAACCTCCAGGTCTGCGACCCGGCCCGGCCCCGCACCGCCGTGTCGGCCGGGCCGGGGCACCGGCGGTGGGAGTTCATGCGGGTGCCGGGGGAGAACCGGGCGGAGTTCGAGAGCGTCGAGAGCGTGTGGCGGCTGCTCGGCCTCTTCGACATCACCCCCGACAACGCGACCCTGGAGCGGTACGGCGTCTACACCACCCAGGCCTGCTCGGCCGACCGCTGGCGCTCCGGGCGGATCCTGATCGCCGGCGACGCGGCGCACGTGATGCCGCCGTTCATGGGGCAGGGGATGAGCTCCGGCTTCCGCGACGCCCTCAACCTCGCCTGGAAGCTCGACCTGGTGCACCGCGGCCTCGCCGACGACGCCCTGCTCGACACCTACCAGGAGGAGCGCTGCGCGCACGTGCAGCACGCCATCCGGATGTCCATGGACTCCGGCACGGTGATCTGCGAGACCGACCGCGCCGCCGCGGCCGGCCGCGACGCCGCCATGCTCGCCGAGCTGCGCCGGCGCACCGCCCGGCCGCGCACCCGTTCCCTGCTGGAGCCGCTGGCCGGCGGGCTCCTGCACGACCGGGCCGGCGAGACCGGCGCCGGCGCGCCGATGCCGCAGGGGCGCGTCGAGGTCGACGACCGTGCCGGGCGCTTCGACGAGGTCGTCGGCACCGGCTTCGTCCTGCTCTGCGCCGAGGACCTCGACGGCCTGCTCGACGCGGACGCCCGGGAGTTCCTGGCCTCGCTCGGCACCCGGGTCGTCCGGGTCGTTCCCGCCGGCGCGCCCGCCCCCGGGCCCGGCGCCGCGCCGACCGCGTACGACCTCGACGACGTGTACCTGCCCCTGCTCAAGCGGTACGACGCCGTGGCGGTGCTCGTCCGGCCCGACTTCTACGTCTTCGGCACGGCCGCCGACCCGGCCGGTGTGCCCGCGCTCGTCGAGGACCTGCGCCGGCAGGTACGGCGCGGCTGA
- a CDS encoding class I SAM-dependent methyltransferase — MFENLKIAGRAIRTVFTADPITRVRRFYEIQSPDVEFAARRTHYMNVGYWTDGVTDLDTAAEALADKLADAAGLKPDDTVLDVGFGYADQDFKWLRERRIAKVYGLNITPHHVEAAQRRAQEEGLADRTDFRLGSATELPFEDDTFDRVVALESAFHFYPRSAFFAEALRVLRPGGVLATADIIPVSGNVVRAAIQSGPLSFVKFSIPKENWHDRDTYRQELVEAGFANPEVHSIKDRTWEGWRAYMADRTNDPEFRAVVKPAVRKSMAAHWKNQDLMKRELAQLDYVIAVGHKR, encoded by the coding sequence ATGTTCGAGAACCTGAAGATCGCCGGCCGGGCGATCCGCACGGTCTTCACCGCCGACCCCATCACCCGGGTCCGGCGCTTCTACGAGATCCAGTCGCCCGACGTGGAGTTCGCGGCGCGCCGCACCCACTACATGAACGTCGGCTACTGGACCGACGGGGTCACCGACCTCGACACGGCGGCCGAGGCGCTGGCCGACAAGCTCGCCGACGCCGCCGGGCTCAAGCCCGACGACACCGTCCTCGACGTCGGCTTCGGCTACGCCGACCAGGACTTCAAGTGGCTGCGCGAGCGCCGGATCGCCAAGGTGTACGGCCTCAACATCACCCCGCACCACGTCGAGGCCGCCCAGCGCCGGGCCCAGGAGGAGGGGCTGGCCGACCGCACCGACTTCCGCCTCGGCAGCGCCACCGAACTGCCCTTCGAGGACGACACCTTCGACCGGGTCGTGGCGCTGGAGTCCGCGTTCCACTTCTATCCGCGCAGCGCGTTCTTCGCCGAGGCGCTGCGGGTGCTCCGCCCGGGCGGCGTGCTGGCCACGGCCGACATCATCCCGGTCAGCGGCAACGTCGTCCGGGCCGCCATCCAGTCGGGGCCGCTGAGCTTCGTCAAGTTCAGCATCCCCAAGGAGAACTGGCACGACCGGGACACCTACCGGCAGGAGCTGGTCGAGGCCGGCTTCGCCAACCCGGAGGTGCACTCGATCAAGGACCGGACCTGGGAGGGCTGGCGGGCGTACATGGCCGACCGGACCAACGATCCCGAGTTCCGCGCCGTCGTCAAGCCCGCCGTGCGCAAGAGCATGGCCGCGCACTGGAAGAACCAGGACCTGATGAAGCGCGAGCTGGCGCAGCTCGACTACGTGATCGCGGTGGGCCACAAGCGGTGA